The following coding sequences lie in one Nocardioides sambongensis genomic window:
- a CDS encoding Y-family DNA polymerase has translation MGARILVVWCPDWSVTAALMDRADAGEPADRSAPAAVFSANRVVVCNAAARREGVRRGQRRRDAQARCPELLLLAAGPERDVRWFEHVLTSVEEVRPGVSPIRPGLLAVPAPGRYHGGEEAAAALLAEELVAGGVWDCRFGIADDLYAAERAARAAHSQGCVVVPPGGSAEFVAGLPIGVLADDGPEGRQLADLLHRLGLDLLGEFAGFGAAEVSNRFGSYGVDLLRRLRGGTTRLSGPRRPPRSWPARSASSRRWTPPRRSPSASGPPPSGSWPASPTASWWRPRCGSRPSSTTRRRSPAV, from the coding sequence ATGGGCGCCCGGATCCTCGTGGTGTGGTGCCCGGACTGGTCGGTGACGGCGGCCCTGATGGACCGCGCCGATGCCGGGGAGCCGGCCGATCGCAGCGCCCCCGCGGCGGTGTTCTCGGCCAACCGGGTCGTCGTCTGCAACGCCGCTGCCCGCCGCGAGGGGGTACGACGCGGCCAGCGGCGCCGCGACGCGCAGGCGCGCTGCCCCGAGCTGCTCCTGCTCGCGGCCGGCCCGGAGCGCGACGTGCGGTGGTTCGAGCACGTCCTGACCAGTGTCGAGGAGGTGCGTCCGGGGGTGTCGCCGATCCGCCCGGGCCTGCTCGCCGTGCCGGCTCCCGGTCGCTACCACGGCGGTGAGGAGGCGGCCGCGGCGCTGCTCGCCGAGGAGCTCGTCGCGGGTGGCGTCTGGGACTGCCGGTTCGGGATCGCCGACGATCTCTATGCCGCCGAGCGGGCCGCGCGGGCCGCTCACTCCCAGGGCTGCGTGGTGGTCCCGCCCGGTGGTTCCGCGGAGTTCGTGGCCGGACTGCCGATCGGCGTGCTGGCCGACGACGGGCCCGAGGGGCGCCAGCTGGCGGACCTGCTGCACCGGCTCGGGCTGGATCTCCTGGGGGAGTTCGCCGGCTTCGGTGCGGCCGAGGTGAGCAACAGGTTCGGCTCCTACGGTGTCGACCTGCTGCGGCGGCTGCGGGGCGGCACCACCCGGTTGAGCGGGCCGCGGAGGCCACCCCGGAGCTGGCCTGCGAGATCGGCTTCGAGCCGCCGCTGGACTCCGCCGAGGCGGTCACCTTCAGCGTCCGGACCACCGCCGAGCGGTTCGTGGCCGGCCTCGCCGACCGCCAGCTGGTGGCGACCGCGGTGCGGATCGAGGCCGAGCTCGACGACTCGTCGCAGGAGTCCGGCGGTCTGA
- the der gene encoding ribosome biogenesis GTPase Der, whose translation MTDTNLPVLAVVGRPNVGKSTLVNRILGRREAVVEDIPGVTRDRVSYDAEWAGRAFTLVDTGGWDPDAKGMAERIRVQAEIAVSLADAVLFVVDAAVGITDADEAVVRVLRKAGKPVVLTANKVDDERVEAQTYGLWNLGLGEPHPVSALHGRGSGDLLDAILAVLPEAPEYEDEIGGPRRIAIVGRPNVGKSSLLNKLAGEERVVVDNVAGTTVDPVDELVQLGGREWRFIDTAGIRKRVKEASGHEYYAWLRTTTAIERAEVCVLVLDGSQSIAEQDMRILQEVREAGKALVIAFNKWDLVDEERRHYLDREIERDLVQVQWAPRINITARTGWHIDRLVPALDRAIEGWETRVPTGALNAFLGRLVAEHPHPVRSGKQPKVLFGTQVQVAHPTFKLFTSGRLDAGYERFIERRLREEFGFVGTPIELKVQPREKRKR comes from the coding sequence ATGACTGACACCAACCTGCCCGTGCTGGCCGTGGTCGGACGGCCCAACGTGGGCAAGTCCACCCTGGTCAACCGGATCCTCGGCCGCCGTGAGGCGGTCGTCGAGGACATCCCCGGCGTGACCCGTGACCGGGTCTCCTACGACGCCGAGTGGGCCGGTCGCGCCTTCACGCTGGTCGACACCGGCGGCTGGGACCCGGACGCGAAGGGGATGGCGGAGCGGATCCGGGTGCAGGCCGAGATCGCGGTGTCGCTGGCCGACGCGGTGCTCTTCGTGGTCGACGCGGCGGTCGGGATCACCGACGCCGACGAGGCAGTGGTCCGGGTGCTGCGCAAGGCGGGGAAGCCGGTCGTGCTGACCGCGAACAAGGTCGACGACGAGCGGGTCGAGGCGCAGACCTACGGACTGTGGAACCTCGGGCTGGGCGAGCCGCACCCGGTCTCGGCGCTGCACGGGCGCGGATCGGGCGACCTGCTGGACGCGATCCTCGCGGTGCTGCCGGAGGCTCCGGAGTACGAGGACGAGATCGGCGGCCCGCGCCGGATCGCGATCGTCGGGCGCCCCAACGTCGGCAAGTCCTCGCTGCTCAACAAGCTCGCCGGTGAGGAGCGGGTGGTGGTCGACAACGTGGCCGGCACCACCGTCGACCCGGTGGACGAGCTGGTGCAGCTCGGTGGACGCGAGTGGCGCTTCATCGACACCGCCGGCATCCGCAAGCGGGTCAAGGAGGCCTCCGGACACGAGTACTACGCCTGGCTGCGCACCACGACGGCGATCGAGCGTGCCGAGGTGTGTGTGCTGGTGCTCGACGGCAGCCAGTCGATCGCCGAGCAGGACATGCGGATCCTGCAGGAGGTCCGGGAGGCCGGCAAGGCGCTGGTGATCGCGTTCAACAAGTGGGACCTGGTCGACGAGGAGCGGCGCCACTACCTGGACCGCGAGATCGAGCGCGACCTGGTGCAGGTGCAGTGGGCGCCCCGGATCAACATCACCGCGCGCACGGGTTGGCACATCGACCGCCTGGTGCCGGCGCTGGACCGCGCGATCGAGGGCTGGGAGACGCGGGTGCCGACCGGTGCGCTCAATGCCTTCCTGGGCCGTCTGGTCGCCGAGCACCCGCACCCGGTGCGCAGCGGCAAGCAGCCGAAGGTGCTCTTCGGCACCCAGGTGCAGGTCGCGCACCCGACGTTCAAGCTGTTCACCTCCGGCAGGCTCGACGCCGGGTACGAGCGGTTCATCGAGCGTCGGCTGCGGGAGGAGTTCGGTTTCGTGGGCACCCCGATCGAGCTCAAGGTCCAGCCGCGGGAGAAGCGTAAGCGCTGA
- the scpB gene encoding SMC-Scp complex subunit ScpB, protein MTEQTDPAGAAGVDGAADEPMDLPLAALRPALEAVLMVADEPLDEMRLASAVGHPADQVAAGLVELSEEYTAQGRGFDLRNVAGGWRFYTREEFAPVVEGFVLEGQQARLTQAALETLAVVAYQQPVSRARVSAVRGVNVDGVMRTLLNRGLVEEAGPDGEHGAMLYRTTNYFLERIGILSLEELPDLAPHLPELDELESELEQVAGASPPESGTAAEPDPTQAPEETT, encoded by the coding sequence ATGACCGAACAGACTGACCCGGCCGGCGCGGCCGGCGTGGACGGTGCGGCCGACGAGCCGATGGACCTGCCGCTCGCCGCGCTGAGGCCGGCGCTGGAAGCGGTCCTGATGGTCGCCGACGAACCACTCGACGAGATGCGCCTGGCCAGCGCCGTCGGCCACCCGGCCGACCAGGTCGCGGCCGGCCTGGTCGAGCTGAGCGAGGAGTACACCGCCCAGGGACGCGGGTTCGACCTGCGCAACGTGGCCGGCGGATGGCGTTTCTACACCCGCGAGGAGTTCGCCCCGGTCGTCGAGGGCTTCGTGCTCGAGGGCCAGCAGGCGCGGCTCACCCAGGCGGCCCTCGAGACGCTGGCCGTGGTCGCCTACCAGCAGCCCGTCTCCCGGGCCCGGGTGTCGGCGGTCCGCGGCGTGAACGTGGACGGTGTGATGCGCACCCTGCTGAACCGTGGGCTGGTGGAGGAGGCCGGCCCGGACGGCGAGCACGGTGCGATGCTGTACCGGACCACCAACTACTTCCTGGAGCGGATCGGCATCCTCTCCCTGGAGGAGCTGCCGGACCTGGCGCCGCACCTGCCCGAGCTCGACGAGCTGGAGAGCGAGCTGGAGCAGGTGGCCGGAGCCTCCCCGCCGGAGAGCGGGACCGCCGCTGAACCCGACCCGACCCAGGCACCCGAGGAAACCACGTGA
- a CDS encoding prephenate dehydrogenase: MPHDPAAETDDQRLTGPVLVVGAGLIGTSLALAVRRAGVEVLLEDLADDNVRTATGLGAGRAARPDDRPQLVVVAVPPAHLATAVRAALDAHPRAWVTDVGSVKEAPLRAVADHPGRNRYVGSHPMAGSERSGPLAASASLFDGRPWAVTPGPGAQSVAVRAVEQLIGLCGGVVVRLSPLEHDRAVARTSHVPHLVSSLVAGTLAGASADHLALSGQGVRDVTRVAGGDPELYSQIIGGNAPAVAALLAEVRERLDLALDAVTAGDQVGLSSLLAHGVAGTRAIPGKHGGPLQTTVAVRVAVPDHPGELARLFADAGDSGVNIEDVRIDHDPGRPVGLVELDVTAEHSDELIGVLESRGWVTHR, translated from the coding sequence GTGCCCCACGACCCCGCCGCGGAGACCGACGACCAACGCCTGACCGGTCCCGTCCTGGTGGTGGGAGCCGGGTTGATCGGCACCTCGCTCGCGCTCGCCGTGCGCCGCGCCGGGGTGGAGGTGCTGCTCGAGGACCTGGCCGACGACAACGTGCGCACGGCCACAGGACTCGGCGCGGGACGCGCTGCGCGCCCCGACGACCGTCCCCAGCTCGTGGTGGTGGCCGTCCCGCCGGCCCACCTCGCCACCGCCGTCCGGGCGGCCCTCGACGCGCATCCCCGGGCGTGGGTGACCGACGTCGGCAGCGTCAAGGAGGCACCGCTACGTGCGGTGGCCGACCACCCCGGACGGAACCGCTACGTCGGCAGCCACCCGATGGCCGGCAGCGAACGCTCCGGGCCGCTGGCGGCGTCGGCGTCGCTCTTCGACGGCCGCCCGTGGGCCGTCACCCCGGGTCCGGGCGCGCAGTCCGTCGCGGTCCGCGCCGTCGAGCAGCTGATCGGGCTCTGCGGCGGCGTCGTGGTCCGGCTCTCCCCGCTCGAGCACGATCGCGCCGTCGCCCGTACCTCGCACGTGCCGCACCTGGTCTCCTCGCTGGTGGCCGGCACCCTCGCCGGTGCCTCGGCCGACCACCTGGCCCTCTCCGGGCAGGGGGTCCGCGACGTCACCCGGGTGGCCGGTGGCGACCCGGAGCTGTACAGCCAGATCATCGGCGGGAACGCCCCGGCCGTCGCCGCCCTGCTGGCCGAGGTCCGCGAACGCCTGGACCTCGCCCTCGACGCGGTCACCGCCGGCGACCAGGTCGGACTCTCCTCGCTGCTCGCCCACGGGGTGGCCGGCACCCGGGCGATCCCCGGCAAGCACGGCGGCCCGCTGCAGACCACCGTCGCCGTGCGGGTCGCGGTCCCGGACCACCCGGGCGAGCTGGCGCGGCTCTTCGCCGACGCGGGCGACAGCGGCGTCAACATCGAGGACGTCCGGATCGACCACGACCCGGGCCGACCCGTCGGTCTGGTCGAGCTGGACGTCACCGCCGAGCACAGCGACGAGCTGATCGGCGTGCTCGAATCGAGGGGATGGGTGACCCACCGGTAG
- a CDS encoding LLM class flavin-dependent oxidoreductase, whose translation MSDTSGVNLHVILWPIQEWPAMGETWRRAEQLGFAGAWVYDHLAWRGHTPWDDAYASLAAAAALTERIRLGTLVTSPNFRTPIPTASAARTIDRISGGRLTLGIGAGGSGHTSDGDVLDRDWTPRERADRFAEWVEQLDALMTTAPVSLEGEHWTARDVSIAAGMVQRRPPYWIAGNGPRGMRLAARLGQGWIANPQGEDHYADTVARLEALERACEAEGRAAGDLARMLMTGFGDEPWLASVGAFEDLAGRYGELGITDIAVHWPRPGTDWEADMGVFEEIAAHVNGV comes from the coding sequence GTGAGCGACACGAGCGGTGTGAACCTGCACGTCATCCTCTGGCCGATCCAGGAATGGCCGGCGATGGGGGAGACCTGGCGCCGGGCCGAGCAGCTCGGATTCGCCGGTGCCTGGGTCTACGACCACCTGGCCTGGCGGGGCCACACCCCGTGGGACGACGCCTACGCGTCGCTCGCGGCTGCCGCCGCGCTGACCGAACGGATCCGTCTCGGCACCCTGGTCACCTCGCCCAACTTCCGCACACCCATCCCGACGGCGTCGGCGGCCCGGACGATCGACCGGATCTCCGGCGGACGGCTGACCCTCGGCATCGGCGCCGGCGGCAGCGGCCACACCTCCGACGGCGACGTCCTCGACCGGGACTGGACGCCGAGGGAGCGCGCCGACCGGTTCGCGGAGTGGGTGGAGCAGCTCGACGCCCTGATGACCACCGCGCCGGTGTCGCTGGAGGGTGAGCACTGGACGGCCCGCGACGTCAGCATCGCTGCGGGGATGGTGCAGCGGCGGCCGCCGTACTGGATCGCGGGGAACGGGCCGCGCGGCATGCGTTTGGCGGCGCGGTTGGGGCAGGGGTGGATCGCGAATCCGCAGGGCGAGGACCACTACGCCGACACCGTGGCGCGGCTCGAGGCGTTGGAGCGCGCCTGCGAGGCGGAGGGACGGGCTGCCGGCGACCTCGCCAGGATGCTGATGACGGGCTTCGGCGATGAGCCGTGGCTCGCCTCCGTCGGCGCCTTCGAGGATCTCGCGGGACGTTACGGCGAGCTCGGCATCACCGACATCGCGGTGCACTGGCCGCGCCCCGGCACCGACTGGGAAGCGGACATGGGAGTGTTCGAGGAGATCGCGGCGCACGTGAACGGCGTCTGA
- the cmk gene encoding (d)CMP kinase: MTSVPTDPNRPSTPPVVVAVDGTSGSGKSSTCRAVADRLGLRYLDTGAMYRAVTWWMLDNDVDVHDAGAVAARAGAPDLVSGTDPLQPTIAVDGVDVSVEIRSDAVNAAVSPVSAVPAVRERLVALQRDLIGTGGIVVEGRDIGSVVWPQAEVKVYLTADPAARAARRAAENGGADLTATQESLLARDAIDSSRATAPLTRVDGAVHIDSTHRTLDEVVGLVVDLVDAVRSSSGAS; the protein is encoded by the coding sequence GTGACTTCCGTGCCGACCGACCCGAACCGCCCGTCCACGCCCCCCGTGGTGGTGGCCGTCGACGGCACCTCGGGGTCCGGCAAGTCGAGCACCTGCCGGGCCGTCGCGGATCGCCTCGGACTGCGCTACCTCGACACCGGTGCCATGTACCGGGCGGTGACCTGGTGGATGCTGGACAACGACGTCGACGTGCACGACGCAGGGGCGGTCGCCGCCCGCGCCGGCGCCCCCGACCTGGTCTCCGGCACCGACCCGTTGCAGCCGACCATCGCGGTCGACGGCGTCGACGTCTCCGTCGAGATCCGCAGCGACGCGGTCAACGCGGCGGTCTCCCCGGTCAGCGCCGTGCCCGCGGTGCGGGAGCGTCTCGTCGCGCTGCAGCGCGACCTGATCGGCACCGGCGGCATCGTGGTCGAAGGACGCGACATCGGGTCCGTGGTCTGGCCGCAGGCGGAGGTCAAGGTCTACCTGACCGCCGACCCGGCCGCGCGCGCCGCCCGCCGCGCCGCGGAGAACGGCGGGGCCGACCTCACCGCGACGCAGGAGTCCCTGCTCGCCCGCGACGCCATCGACTCCAGCCGGGCGACCGCGCCGCTGACCCGTGTCGACGGCGCCGTCCACATCGACTCCACCCACCGCACCCTGGACGAGGTCGTCGGCCTCGTCGTCGACCTGGTGGACGCGGTCCGGAGCAGCAGCGGCGCCTCATGA
- a CDS encoding lysophospholipid acyltransferase family protein, whose amino-acid sequence MTAGSDGRAHREPPRSDRVEHPRRGLLTRGRPASRWLIRRQYDVRVHHPERFPATGPVVVAANHIGVIDGPLLAIFAPRPVHALTKIEMFRGVLGRFLHLTGQIPLDRGQADPGSVRRALRVLREGGAVGVFPEGTRGDGELRSFRRGAAYLGLVTGAPVVPVTFLGSREPGGSSGSLPPRGARIDLVIGHPVALGSMSWPRTAEQVGAVNALLHQRMREDLAAAIDETGRALPGPLPTHGPVHSAKEHDD is encoded by the coding sequence ATGACCGCTGGCTCCGACGGGCGCGCGCATCGGGAGCCTCCCCGCAGCGACCGCGTCGAGCACCCGCGCCGCGGTCTGCTCACCCGGGGCAGGCCCGCCTCCCGCTGGCTCATCCGCCGGCAGTACGACGTCCGCGTGCACCACCCCGAGCGGTTCCCGGCCACGGGGCCGGTGGTGGTGGCGGCCAACCACATCGGCGTGATCGACGGCCCGCTGCTGGCGATCTTCGCCCCGCGACCGGTGCACGCCCTGACCAAGATCGAGATGTTCCGCGGAGTGCTGGGCCGGTTCCTGCACCTGACCGGGCAGATCCCGCTGGACCGCGGTCAGGCTGACCCGGGATCGGTGCGCCGGGCGCTGAGGGTGCTGCGCGAGGGCGGTGCGGTCGGGGTCTTCCCGGAGGGCACCCGCGGCGACGGCGAGCTGCGCTCGTTCCGCCGGGGCGCGGCCTACCTGGGGCTGGTCACCGGGGCCCCCGTCGTACCGGTGACGTTCCTGGGGAGCCGGGAGCCGGGCGGGAGCAGTGGCTCACTGCCGCCCCGAGGTGCGAGGATCGACCTCGTGATCGGGCACCCGGTCGCGTTGGGGTCGATGTCCTGGCCGCGCACGGCGGAACAGGTGGGGGCCGTGAACGCGTTGCTCCACCAGCGGATGCGCGAGGACCTCGCGGCCGCGATCGACGAGACCGGACGGGCCCTGCCGGGCCCGCTGCCCACCCACGGCCCGGTCCACTCTGCGAAGGAACACGATGACTGA
- a CDS encoding pseudouridine synthase yields the protein MNREIVTDEDGLIRLQKLLAQSGVASRRRCEELMLDGEVEVDGEVITRLGTKVDPRTAVIKVSGKRLPPVSAHVYLVLNKPRGVVSTMSDPEGRRTLSDLVADRPERLFHVGRLDTDTSGLLLLTNDGEFAHRMAHPSFEVEKTYVAEVVGKITKTTVTVLLDGVVLEDGPVQVRRAHVLETRPDKSIIELVIHEGRNRIVRRLLDQVGHPVKRLSRTRFGPVELGTLASGTVRELTTDELGQLLELVGL from the coding sequence GTGAACCGCGAGATCGTCACCGACGAGGACGGCCTGATCCGGCTGCAGAAACTGCTCGCCCAGTCCGGTGTCGCCTCCCGCCGCCGGTGCGAGGAGCTGATGCTCGACGGCGAGGTCGAGGTGGACGGGGAGGTGATCACCCGGCTGGGGACGAAGGTCGACCCCCGCACGGCCGTGATCAAGGTGTCCGGAAAGCGGCTCCCGCCGGTCTCCGCCCACGTCTACCTGGTCCTGAACAAGCCGCGCGGCGTGGTGAGCACGATGTCGGACCCGGAGGGTCGCCGGACCCTCAGCGACCTCGTCGCCGACCGTCCGGAGCGTCTCTTCCACGTCGGACGGCTGGACACCGACACCTCCGGCCTGCTCCTGCTCACCAACGACGGCGAGTTCGCGCACCGGATGGCGCACCCGTCGTTCGAGGTCGAGAAGACCTATGTCGCCGAGGTCGTCGGCAAGATCACCAAGACCACGGTGACCGTCCTGCTCGACGGCGTCGTGCTCGAGGACGGACCGGTGCAGGTACGTCGTGCCCACGTGCTGGAGACCCGGCCGGACAAGTCGATCATCGAGCTGGTCATCCACGAGGGCCGCAACCGGATCGTCCGCCGCCTCCTCGACCAGGTCGGACATCCGGTCAAGCGGCTGAGCCGCACCCGGTTCGGGCCGGTCGAGCTCGGGACCCTCGCCTCGGGCACGGTCCGTGAGCTGACCACCGACGAGCTGGGACAGCTGCTGGAGCTGGTCGGCCTCTGA
- a CDS encoding LysE family translocator, with product MPDHFLAFLGVAGLLTLTPGPDMALVLRNGVRGGSRAAWWTGLGCCTGIAGYALITAVGLAAVLAASDAAFTVIKVAGAAYLVYLGARALWAASAGGSEPAVEPEIGVTGGSGAAMTSRREAFRQGLVSNLLNPKIALIFLTLIPQFVTAEDPAYATGVLAVAFLAMAVLWWRVFSLAVGALGRLMARERVRRAIEGLTGVVLIGLGVRMALQR from the coding sequence GTGCCCGATCACTTCCTCGCCTTCCTCGGCGTCGCGGGACTGCTCACGCTGACGCCGGGGCCCGACATGGCCCTGGTGCTCCGCAACGGGGTGCGGGGCGGGAGTCGGGCCGCCTGGTGGACGGGGCTGGGGTGCTGCACCGGCATCGCCGGCTATGCACTGATCACCGCCGTCGGACTGGCCGCGGTGCTGGCCGCCTCCGACGCCGCCTTCACGGTGATCAAGGTGGCTGGCGCTGCGTACTTGGTCTACCTGGGCGCGCGTGCGTTGTGGGCGGCGTCGGCTGGTGGCAGCGAGCCTGCCGTCGAGCCTGAGATCGGAGTCACGGGCGGGTCGGGTGCGGCGATGACGTCGCGGCGTGAGGCCTTCCGACAGGGACTGGTGAGCAACCTGCTGAACCCCAAGATCGCGCTGATCTTCCTCACGCTGATCCCGCAGTTCGTCACCGCCGAGGACCCGGCCTACGCCACGGGCGTGCTCGCCGTCGCGTTCCTGGCGATGGCGGTGTTGTGGTGGCGGGTCTTCTCGCTCGCCGTCGGCGCCCTCGGGCGTCTGATGGCGAGAGAGCGGGTACGACGCGCGATCGAGGGGCTGACCGGCGTGGTCCTGATCGGGCTCGGCGTGCGGATGGCGCTGCAGCGCTGA
- a CDS encoding segregation and condensation protein A, with amino-acid sequence MRRGRTPRSSGACVSNPFEVRLDNFEGPFDLLLNLISKHKLDVTEIALSKVTDEFIAHVKALGSNDLEETTSFLLVASTLLDLKAARLLPAGDVEDEEDLALLEARDLLFARLLQYRAYKQIAAVLAERVEVEAKRHPRSVGLEERYAGLLPEVLIGIGLDAFAALAAKALAPKPEIELNLHHIHAPTVSVREQSVLVMERLRRSQTVTFRSLCRDAPDTLTTVARFLSLLELFREGAVTFDQMTPLGELTIRWTGTEDDIEITDEFDGAPPVQEESDDRTD; translated from the coding sequence ATGCGCAGGGGGAGGACTCCGCGCTCGTCAGGCGCCTGCGTGAGTAACCCCTTCGAGGTCCGCCTCGACAACTTCGAGGGGCCGTTCGACCTGCTGCTCAACCTGATCTCCAAGCACAAGCTGGACGTCACGGAGATAGCGCTGTCGAAGGTCACCGACGAGTTCATCGCGCACGTCAAGGCGCTCGGGAGCAACGACCTGGAGGAGACGACCTCGTTCCTCCTGGTCGCCTCCACCCTGCTCGACCTGAAGGCGGCCCGTCTGCTGCCCGCCGGCGACGTCGAGGACGAGGAGGACCTGGCCCTGCTCGAGGCGCGGGACCTGCTCTTCGCACGGCTCCTGCAGTATCGCGCCTACAAGCAGATCGCCGCGGTGCTGGCCGAGCGGGTCGAGGTCGAGGCGAAGCGGCACCCGCGCTCGGTCGGGCTGGAGGAGCGGTACGCCGGGTTGCTGCCCGAGGTGCTGATCGGCATCGGTCTCGACGCCTTCGCGGCGCTGGCGGCCAAGGCGCTGGCCCCGAAGCCGGAGATCGAGCTGAACCTGCACCACATCCACGCGCCGACCGTCAGCGTGCGCGAGCAGTCCGTCCTGGTGATGGAGCGGTTGCGCCGGAGCCAGACCGTCACCTTCCGGTCGCTGTGCCGTGACGCCCCGGACACGCTGACCACCGTCGCCCGGTTCCTCTCGCTGCTCGAGCTGTTCCGGGAGGGCGCGGTCACCTTCGACCAGATGACACCGCTCGGCGAGCTCACCATCCGGTGGACCGGGACCGAGGACGACATCGAGATCACCGACGAGTTCGACGGCGCGCCGCCGGTGCAGGAGGAAAGTGATGACCGAACAGACTGA
- a CDS encoding phenylalanine 4-monooxygenase, whose amino-acid sequence MFEEGQLYSPVTTGEDGAVTVHLGEDHPGVNDRDYRARRNEIATVALGWSPGQPLPRIDYTETEHEVWRTVCREIAPLHEKYACRAYRDAVAALDLPTDHVPQLDEVTAGLQRLTGFSYVPAAGIVPLEEFYGSLADGVFHSTQYLRYHGQPLYTPEPDLIHEVVGHGNLLADPQVAAVKRAAGEAARRMQTKPGLQMVADVFWFTIEFGVLHEQGELRAYGAGILSSYGEIEEFRSMQIRPLDFTAMATIDYDITHYQPVLFAADSFAEMVDVVGGFFTDCTDETAARMGLA is encoded by the coding sequence ATGTTCGAGGAAGGCCAGCTCTACTCACCGGTGACCACCGGGGAGGACGGTGCCGTCACCGTCCACCTGGGTGAGGATCACCCCGGCGTCAACGACCGGGACTACCGGGCACGCCGCAACGAGATCGCCACCGTCGCACTGGGGTGGAGCCCCGGTCAGCCGTTGCCGCGGATCGACTACACCGAGACCGAGCACGAGGTCTGGCGCACCGTGTGCCGCGAGATCGCACCGCTGCACGAGAAGTACGCGTGCCGGGCCTACCGCGATGCCGTCGCCGCCCTCGACCTGCCCACCGACCACGTCCCGCAGCTCGACGAGGTGACGGCCGGCCTGCAGCGCCTGACCGGCTTCTCCTACGTCCCGGCCGCCGGCATCGTCCCGCTCGAGGAGTTCTACGGCTCGCTGGCCGACGGTGTCTTCCACTCCACCCAGTACCTGCGCTACCACGGACAGCCGCTCTACACCCCCGAGCCCGACCTGATCCACGAGGTGGTCGGCCACGGCAACCTGCTCGCGGACCCGCAGGTCGCTGCGGTGAAGCGGGCCGCAGGCGAGGCCGCCCGGCGGATGCAGACCAAGCCCGGGCTGCAGATGGTGGCCGACGTCTTCTGGTTCACCATCGAGTTCGGCGTCCTGCACGAGCAGGGCGAGCTGCGCGCCTACGGCGCCGGGATCCTCTCCTCCTACGGCGAGATCGAGGAGTTCCGCTCGATGCAGATCCGGCCCCTCGACTTCACCGCGATGGCCACCATCGACTACGACATCACCCACTACCAGCCGGTGCTCTTCGCGGCCGACTCCTTCGCGGAGATGGTCGACGTGGTCGGCGGCTTCTTCACCGACTGCACGGACGAGACCGCGGCACGGATGGGGCTGGCCTGA